In the Leishmania panamensis strain MHOM/PA/94/PSC-1 chromosome 30 sequence genome, one interval contains:
- a CDS encoding heat shock protein 70, putative (TriTrypDB/GeneDB-style sysID: LpmP.30.2420), whose protein sequence is MFARRVCGGATVSAARLVRCESQKVTGDVIGVDLGTTYSCVATMDGDKARVLENSEGFRTTPSVVAFKGSEKLVGLAAKRQAITNPQSTFYAVKRLIGRRFEDEHIQRDIKNVPYKIVRAGNGDAWVQDGNGKQYSPSQVGAFVLEKMKETAQNFLGHTVSNAVVTCPAYFNDAQRQATKDAGTIAGLNVIRVVNEPTAAALAYGMDKTKDSLIAVYDLGGGTFDISVLEIAGGVFEVKATNGDTHLGGEDFDLALSDYILEEFRKTSGIDLSKERMALQRVREAAEKAKCELSSAMETEVNLPFITANADGAQHIQMHISRSKFEGITTRLIERSIAPCKQCIKDAGVELKEINDVVLVGGMTRMPKVVEEVKRFFQKEPFRGVNPDEAVALGAATLGGVLRGNVGGLILVDVTPLSLGTSVIGGIFVPIIPKNTAIPCKRSHTFTTVDDGQTAIKFEVFQGEREMASDNQMMGQFDLVGIPPAPRGVPQVEVTFDIDANGICHVTAKDKATCRKQGIVVAASGGLSKEQIEQMVRDSEQHAEADRVKRELVEARNNAETQLTTAERQLGEWKYVSDAEKENVKTHVAELRKAMENPNVAKEDLAAATDKLQKAVMECGRTEYQQAAAANSGCK, encoded by the coding sequence ATGTTTGCTCGTCGTGTGTGCGGAGGCGCTACGGTGTCGGCTGCGCGGCTGGTGCGCTGCGAGTCGCAGAAGGTCACGGGCGACGTGATTGGCGTGGACCTGGGCACGACGTACAGCTGCGTTGCGACGATGGACGGCGACAAGGCGCGCGTGCTGGAGAACTCGGAGGGCTTCCGGACGACGCCGTCCGTTGTGGCGTTCAAGGGCAGCGAGAAGCTTGTGGGGCTTGCGGCGAAGCGCCAGGCAATCACGAACCCGCAGTCGACGTTCTACGCGGTGAAGCGGCTGATTGGGCGCCGGTTCGAGGACGAGCACATCCAGAGGGACATCAAGAACGTGCCGTACAAGATCGTGCGCGCCGGGAACGGGGACGCGTGGGTGCAGGACGGGAACGGGAAGCAGTACTCGCCGTCGCAGGTGGGCGCGTTcgtgctggagaagatgaaggagaCGGCGCAGAACTTCCTGGGGCACACGGTGAGCAACGCTGTCGTGACGTGCCCCGCGTACTTCAacgacgcgcagcgccaggcGACGAAGGACGCCGGGACGATTGCGGGCCTGAACGTGATCCGGGTGGTGAACGAGCcgacggctgcggcgcttGCGTACGGCATGGACAAGACGAAGGACAGCCTGATCGCCGTGTACGAccttggcggcggcacgtTCGACATCTCGGTGCTCGAGATCGCTGGCGGCGTGTTCGAGGTGAAGGCGACGAACGGCGACACGCACCTTGGCGGCGAGGACTTCGACCTGGCGCTGTCGGACTACATCCTGGAGGAGTTCCGCAAGACGAGCGGGATCGACCTGAGCAAGGAgcggatggcgctgcagcgggtgcgcGAGGccgcggagaaggcgaagtgCGAGCTGTCGTCGGCGATGGAGACGGAGGTGAACCTGCCGTTCATCACCGCGAACGCTGACGGCGCGCAGCACATCCAGATGCACATCAGCCGTAGCAAGTTCGAGGGCATCACGACGAGGCTGATCGAGCGGTCGATTGCGCCGTGCAAGCAGTGCATAAAGGACGCCGGCgtggagctgaaggagatcAACGACGTTGTGCTTGTTGGCGGCATGACGCGCATGccgaaggtggtggaggaggtgaagcgcTTCTTCCAGAAGGAGCCCTTCCGCGGCGTGAACCCcgacgaggcggtggcgcttgGCGCTGCGACGCTGGGTGGCGTGTTGAGAGGTAATGTGGGGGGCCTTATTCTCGTGGACgtgacgccgctgtcgctgggAACGAGCGTCATAGGCGGTATATTTGTGCCGATTATCCCGAAGAACACGGCCATTCCTTGCAAGAGAAGCCATACCTTCACCACAGTGGACGATGGACAGACGGCCATCAAATTTGAGGTGTTCCAGGGCGAGCGCGAGATGGCGTCGGACAACCAGATGATGGGGCAGTTCGACCTTGTGGGCATCCCGCCCGCGCCGCGCGGCGTGCCGCAGGTTGAGGTGACGTTCGACATCGACGCGAATGGCATCTGCCACGTGACGGCGAAGGACAAGGCGACGTGTCGTAAACAAGGCATTGTTGTGGCAGCGAGCGGCGGGCTGTCGAAGGAGCAAATCGAGCAGATGGTGCGCGACTCggagcagcacgcagaggCTGACCGCGTGAAGCGCGAGCTTGTGGAGGCGCGCAACAACGCGGAGACGCAGCTGACCACGGCGGAGAGGCAGCTGGGCGAGTGGAAGTACGTGAGCgacgcggagaaggagaacgTGAAGACGcacgtggcggagctgcgcaaggcgATGGAGAACCCGAACGTCGCGAAGGAGGACCTTGCCGCGGCGACGGACAAGCTGCAGAAGGCGGTGATGGAGTGCGGCCGCACAGAGTACCAgcaggccgctgcggccaACTCCGGGTGTAAGTGA
- a CDS encoding hypothetical protein (TriTrypDB/GeneDB-style sysID: LpmP.30.2450): MPYIAYPSAVSGSTSAEASCDAREDAFGEYAAYRRVIRTILCGVFFATPLCAAIPMSPLLKLSQTQENKKSIIPRMMSDFFYVNFFASAAAYWVLVEPFIPNPRAKEGFVPYLGPVTAEIPAVSCLLLSHLFYPGLWAIVNEPTWKLRRQEFVRLNTKCFLAFGPIHVPAAVGLGAAVGVTLYPFKYMKLRTQHRDERPQSP; the protein is encoded by the coding sequence ATGCCCTACATTGCATATCCTTCCGCAGTGTCGGGGTCCACGTCTGCAGAGGCCAGTTGTGATGCACGTGAGGACGCATTCGGTGAGTACGCGGCGTACCGGCGTGTCATTCGCACGATATTGTGCGGCGTGTTCTTCGCCACGCCACTCTGTGCTGCTATCCCgatgtcgccgctgctcaagCTATCGCAGACGCAGGAGAACAAGAAGTCCATCATTCCTCGAATGATGAGCGACTTCTTTTACGTAAACTTCTttgccagcgccgcggcgtaTTGGGTACTGGTCGAGCCTTTTATTCCAAACCCCCGGGCCAAGGAGGGCTTCGTGCCGTACCTTGGCCCGGTCACCGCCGAGATCCCCGCTGTGagctgcctccttctctcgcaccTGTTTTACCCAGGTTTGTGGGCGATCGTGAATGAGCCGACGTggaagctgcgccgccaggAGTTTGTGCGACTAAACACCAAGTGCTTCCTCGCGTTTGGGCCTATTCATGTGCCAGCCGCCGTCGGTCTCGGCGCGGCGGTCGGCGTCACCCTCTACCCGTTTAAGTACATGAAGCTGCGGACTCAGCACCGTGACGAACGACCGCAGTCCCCCTAG
- a CDS encoding AAA family ATPase-like protein (TriTrypDB/GeneDB-style sysID: LpmP.30.2460) has product MLTIGVDGALGPSECLLATSVMHRLGLQSGHIVRLSTSYGDVYAGVRPKRGSAVASDKIFVNEDAAAVLVDVSPVVLCPVLLPQNGVPTLRSVTLTMVVPENARDANTCDAVVPSIASTMEWQALFRRTLHHKIAYLHLRTTQRVLTHRIALEVVNLSVASQGEESSTSAAESDAAWGIVTDATEVRFYNHNAAAGVSIGGQQCASTGLGRSAVETCQEGVPFCSGCLCTLVVGGTGVGKSRWLSLHAPTASHTEQQRHMDASTSPATAAGSRRYTEWVHVDQLPQGEGSEVTTATALHEVFERARQSAPATVAIDDLHLICGREASSAGSRWAMSLIAHALAAELLDLQSRRLDVGVIASAPTLASLDACLTVATLFGGSVVTLEMPSGPQERLACLRMCLLELRLNDSAAGPGLSEACLLEVAERAHGFTQRDLHRLVETAVMQAFQTRQSIVPTDADLRAASAIVHPSSLKHFEVSVPTVTWADIGGSAEAKQTLCDVVDWCLGKQSWLFTEFNLTPPKGVLLYGPPGCSKTMLAKALANESRMNFISVKGPEVFSKWVGDSEKAVRDIFERARAASPCVVFIDELDGMCGHRGRGGVSDRVISQFLTELDGLPAAFGEKKRALVFVAATNRPDSIDGAVLRPGRIDRRVYVGLPTLPERCAITDIQFKHLPVAADLTAHYVAERTEGYTGAEVVAVVKEAAFHAITVNASACHVTLADIDAALQKVRPRISAKDVEWYKHWPNNRKTTTACV; this is encoded by the coding sequence ATGCTTACTATTGGCGTGGACGGGGCTCTTGGGCCAAGCGAGTGTCTTCTCGCTACCTCCGTCATGCACCGCCTTGGGTTGCAGAGCGGCCACATTGTGCGCCTCTCGACAAGCTACGGCGATGTCTACGCTGGAGTGCGACCGAAGCGCGGGTCTGCAGTCGCGTCCGACAAGATATTTGTGAAcgaggatgcggcggcggtttTGGTCGATGTTTCGCCTGTCGTACTTTGCCCGGTTCTTCTCCCTCAGAACGGCGTACCGACGCTACGGTCGGTGACGCTCACGATGGTTGTCCCCGAAAATGCGCGGGACGCTAACACTTGTGACGCAGTCGTGCCGTCGATCGCTTCAACAATGGAGTGGCAAGCGCTGTTCCGCCGCACGCTGCATCACAAGATCGCCTACTTACACCTACGCACCACCCAGCGTGTGCTCACCCATCGCATTGCGCTCGAGGTAGTGAACTTGAGCGTTGCGAGTCAAGGGGAGGAGTCGTCAACCTCGGCGGCGGAGTCGGATGCTGCGTGGGGCATCGTGACAGATGCGACGGAGGTGCGCTTCTATAATCAtaacgctgctgcaggggtCTCCATCGGCGGACAACAGTGTGCATCAACAGGACTCGGAAGGAGCGCGGTGGAAACGTGTCAGGAAGGCGTCCCTTTTTGCTCAGGGTGCTTGTGTACGCTGGTTGTGGGAGGCACCGGCGTCGGCAAGAGTCGttggctctctctccacgCACCCACTGCGTCCCACACAGAGCAACAAAGACACATGGACGCCTCAACCTCACCGGCCACGGCGGCTGGGTCTAGGAGGTATACGGAATGGGTTCACGTGGACCAATTGCCGCAGGGTGAGGGCAGTGAGGTGACCACGGCTACGGCGTTGCATGAGGTTTTCGAGCGTGCACGTCAGtcagcgccggcgacggtggcCATAGATGATTTACATCTCATCTGCGGCCGCGAGGCGTCCTCGGCTGGGTCTCGTTGGGCGATGTCACTCATCGCTCATGCCTTGGCTGCTGAGCTACTGGATTTACAGAGCCGCCGTCTCGATGTGGGAGTAATTGCGAGTGCACCGACACTGGCGAGTCTCGATGCTTGTCTGACCGTGGCCACCCTCTTTGGCGGGAGTGTTGTGACACTGGAGATGCCTAGCGGGCCTCAGGAGCGTCTTGCATGTCTCCGTATGTGCCTCTTGGAGCTGCGCCTCAACGACTCAGCGGCAGGACCTGGCCTCAGCGAGGCGTGCTTACTGGAGGTGGCAGAGCGAGCTCACGGCTTCACGCAGCGAGACCTGCATCGGCTTGTCGAAACAGCAGTGATGCAGGCGTTCCAAACACGCCAGTCCATCGTACCAACGGACGCGGACCTTCGAGCGGCGTCCGCTATAGTGCATCCTTCGTCGCTCAAACACTTCGAGGTGTCGGTGCCGACTGTGACGTGGGCTGACATCGGTGGAAGCGCAGAGGCGAAGCAGACCCTCTGCGACGTAGTGGATTGGTGCCTGGGGAAGCAAAGCTGGCTCTTCACAGAGTTTAACTTGACGCCACCGAAGGGTGTGCTTCTCTACGGTCCGCCGGGCTGCAGCAAGACAATGCTGGCCAAGGCGCTCGCGAACGAGAGTCGCATGAACTTTATTTCCGTAAAGGGGCCGGAGGTGTTCTCGAAATGGGTGGGTGATAGCGAGAAGGCGGTGCGCGACATCTTCGAACGTGCTCGTGCGGCGAGCCCGTGTGTCGTGTTCATCGATGAGTTGGATGGTATGTgcggccaccgcggccgcggcggtgtgTCGGACCGCGTCATCTCGCAGTTCCTCACCGAATTGGATGGGCTGCCGGCTGCATTTGGCGAAAAGAAGAGGGCCCTCGTGTTTGTCGCGGCGACAAATCGGCCCGACAGCATCGACGGAGCAGTGCTGCGTCCCGGACGCATTGATCGTCGCGTCTACGTCGGACTGCCCACCTTGCCAGAGCGGTGCGCCATCACTGACATTCAGTTCAAGCACCTGCCTGTAGCGGCGGACCTAACGGCCCACTACGTGGCCGAGCGGACAGAAGGATACACGGGTGCAGAAGTTGTCGCCGTTGTGAAAGAGGCCGCGTTTCACGCCATCACAGTCAACGCGAGTGCATGCCATGTGACACTGGCCGACATCGATGCGGCTCTGCAGAAGGTGCGGCCGCGCATCAGCGCCAAGGATGTGGAGTGGTACAAGCATTGGCCAAACAACCGCAAAACCACCACCGCGTGCGTGTGA
- a CDS encoding hypothetical protein (TriTrypDB/GeneDB-style sysID: LpmP.30.2400), with translation MWGTFTGGEAKLPLCNSNDDDSSSFCDGGKDGVLFVPDPIFDLTSLQQKAVMPCLTQDELPLGATVWVVDEEDVATQLACNFSTSYLSVCNGRLSGEIVRHTGQMTLVRFHSKASDLHFSLCLPTSCLSLQPIEPYDSLPHHSDSYGLSSGAYGMLGPRATCRERAGSSGHDGCVGQCLFEAMPAYDFEKVRGTTLEKAQEAFFGGTFEKALRSVNKYIETQPMSPTTSSCTATDPNSSLSIADDTAPKAAALVDALILRSRILVFLERYHEALDDARRCIQLEPSWVRGYLSLARAHCGLGQFSEAAAATTNACIILPYSLELERIRELNNHMHYLQSQLRAEKASCFLVLDCYYRKRLFVRTPVPAETLLCAEGTPIVATHSVFVAKEPPHRCPVCFRPFSTSERPSSSAADPLSAVLATAALSTPTTAAISTSLPSPRGTDVEDDVEYCSTECTQRASLYRPLESKHRAPLEEVRSLILSKGAITLNVLPLEMAAMTVRLFLMVVTIHRRLSAKRRLEDSSRRYLDSSAPCCSRDKTHTWPEVDAHGSGALSNAHCPSPSPPVRLETSLRRLGVYPLCTEPIASSKLDELKIVYDALTVDFKAEDRATFSYEVFSRLYAYVSAYFTPVELHSLQSLDSPGGASAPQTVFYLPHYVGCIETSRVISYTSGSRRRRSNERVAPAEGELLDSRVMERPSMSDIAASSSMQSSTTPSHLSSPTISTSVKNELFDVSNNEANCVVRMGPHPGLLELVTVVPVNRERKLRCVPLTVALDSNAA, from the coding sequence ATGTGGGGTACTTTCACTGGCGGTgaggcgaagctgccgctTTGCAATAGCAATGACGATGACTCGAGCTCTTTCTGCGATGGTGGCAAGGACGGGGTTCTCTTTGTGCCAGACCCCATCTTCGACCTCACCTCACTGCAGCAGAAAGCGGTGATGCCATGCCTGACGCAGGACGAGCTCCCGCTTGGAGCGACGGTGTGGGTGGTTGACGAGGAAGACGTAGCCACGCAGCTCGCCTGCAATTTTAGCACATCGTATCTGTCAGTCTGCAACGGGCGACTGAGTGGCGAAATAGTGCGGCACACCGGGCAGATGACGTTAGTTCGCTTTCACAGTAAGGCGTCAGACTTGCACTTCAGCTTGTGCCTGCCCACGTCATGtctgtcgctgcagccgaTCGAGCCTTATGACAGCCTGCCGCATCACAGCGACTCCTACGGGCTCAGCTCGGGCGCGTACGGTATGCTGGGCCCTCGAGCCACATGTCGGGAGCGCGCGGGGAGTAGTGGGCACGACGGCTGTGTGGGCCAGTGCCTTTTTGAAGCGATGCCGGCATACGACTTTGAGAAGGTGCGAGGGACgacgctggagaaggcgcaggaggctTTCTTTGGGGGAACCTTCGAGAAAGCACTGAGATCCGTGAACAAGTACATCGAGACGCAGCCCATGTCACCGACCACCAGCAGCTGTACCGCCACCGATCCAAACTCCAGCCTTTCCATAGCCGATGACACAGCACCGAAGGCTGCTGCACTCGTAGATGCCCTTATCCTGCGCTCGCGTATACTGGTCTTTCTCGAACGCTACCATGAAGCTCTCGACGACGCGCGGCGGTGCATTCAGCTAGAGCCGAGCTGGGTGCGCGGGTATTTGAGCCTGGCACGCGCGCATTGCGGGCTAGGTCAGTTCAGcgaggctgcagcagccaccacgaACGCGTGTATCATCTTGCCCTACAGCTTGGAGCTAGAGCGCATTCGGGAGTTGAACAACCACATGCACTACCTGCAGTCTCAGCTGCGGGCCGAAAAGGCCAGTTGCTTCTTGGTACTCGATTGCTATTATCGCAAACGACTTTTCGTTAGAACCCCTGTGCCAGCGGAGACGTTGCTATGCGCCGAAGGTACGCCGATCGTCGCAACGCACTCGGTATTTGTAGCCAAGGAACCGCCACACCGGTGCCCTGTGTGCTTTCGCCCATTCAGCACGTCTGAGCGGCctagcagcagtgctgcggaCCCGTTGTCTGCGGTGCTGGCCACAGCAGCTTTGAGTACTCCAACCACCGCGGCCATCTCAACATCGCTCCCCTCGCCGAGAGGCACAGACGTGGAGGACGACGTCGAGTACTGCAGTACTGAGTGCACGCAACGAGCCAGCCTTTACCGACCACTTGAGTCGAAGCACCGTGCGCCGCTAGAGGAAGTCCGGTCGCTCATCCTCTCAAAAGGTGCCATCACGCTCAACGTGTTGCCGCTGGAGATGGCCGCCATGACGGTGCGTCTCTTCCTCATGGTGGTCACGATTCACCGTCGTCTCTCCGCAAAGCGGCGACTTGAAGACTCGAGCCGGCGGTATCTCGACAGCTCGGCACCATGTTGCTCGCGTGATAAGACGCATACGTGGCCTGAGGTGGACGCACACGGAAGTGGCGCACTGAGTAATGCGCATTGCCCTTCACCATCCCCGCCGGTGCGCCTGGAGACGTCTCTGCGGCGGCTTGGTGTCTACCCGCTCTGCACGGAGCCCATCGCAAGCAGTAAGCTGGACGAGCTAAAGATTGTGTACGACGCGCTCACGGTGGACTTCAAGGCTGAGGACCGCGCCACCTTTTCCTACGAGGTTTTCTCACGGCTCTATGCATATGTCTCAGCGTACTTCACCCCAGTAGAGCTGCACTCGCTTCAGTCGTTGGATTCACCGGGAGGCGCCTCTGCCCCACAGACCGTCTTTTACCTGCCTCACTACGTTGGCTGTATCGAAACATCCAGGGTCATATCTTACACATCGGGTTCACGGCGCAGACGGTCAAACGAAAGGGTGGCACCGGCTGAGGGTGAGCTGCTTGACTCTCGCGTTATGGAGCGACCTTCAATGAGTGACATTGCCGCATCGAGCAGTATGCAGAGTAGCACCACACCCAGCCACTTGAGCAGTCCCACCATTTCCACCAGCGTCAAGAACGAGCTTTTCGATGTAAGTAATAACGAGGCAAATTGTGTTGTACGAATGGGCCCACATCCAGGGTTGCTAGAGCTGGTCACAGTGGTACCAGTCAACCGAGAGCgaaagctgcgctgcgtccCCCTGACGGTCGCACTTGACTCTAATGCGGCGTAG
- a CDS encoding hypothetical protein (TriTrypDB/GeneDB-style sysID: LpmP.30.2440), whose protein sequence is MTDAYEPPTKTACRLEVMGKVSSIHYDCVTSSCLVSTILNGTHIFNLDDTFYGANLAAGVSASSVESYPYHTMGEEPLMASCFFNAGQLFAVGSSSGSVTVVSRRSRALTSCYATPDSLPIRALSEIPTESNCLLMCTEQGAAIIDVERSQPRVSLANPAPGRAVAAVPLQRQTFVVANYDGKVLLYDTRYRSSPSSVLSLPDQITCLAASPDTSEVCVGTVGGRVFTLRCIEGAQREQAFGMSKKRSPVRCVAMDRGRIAAGDLAGRLALIDTADVPDPTVYWSAETLLRLPRQIYRAGALDRHIDTASAAAAFTSTEVTAAALAQGTAWMSFCSSKNAVSQVVAIPA, encoded by the coding sequence ATGACCGACGCATACGAGCCCCCGACCAAGACGGCGTGCCGGCTAGAGGTGATGGGAAAGGTGTCGTCGATCCACTACGACTGTGTGACGTCGTCGTGCCTCGTCTCCACCATTCTCAACGGGACGCACATCTTCAACCTCGACGACACCTTCTACGGCGCTAACCTCGCCGCCGGGGTGTCGGCCAGCAGCGTAGAGAGCTACCCTTATCACACAATGGGCGAGGAGCCACTGATGGCCTCGTGCTTCTTCAATGCAGGTCAGCTCTTCGCCGTGGGATCGTCTTCCGGCAGTGTAACCGTCGTGTCGCGCCGCTCGCGTGCACTGACGTCGTGCTACGCAACCCCTGACTCATTGCCGATTCGTGCTCTCTCTGAAATTCCAACCGAATCCAACTGTTTGCTTATGTGCACCGAGCAAGGCGCCGCAATCATCGATGTGGAGCGTTCACAGCCGCGCGTGAGTTTAGCGAATCCCGCCCCTGGacgtgccgtcgctgcggtaCCGCTGCAACGCCAGACCTTTGTGGTGGCCAATTACGACGGCAAGGTGCTGCTGTACGACACGCGGTATCGAAGCTCCCCGAGCTCGGTACTCTCGCTACCAGATCAGATCACGTGCCTCGCGGCCTCACCTGACACGTCAGAGGTCTGTGTCGGCACCGTTGGGGGTCGTGTGTTCACACTGCGCTGCATCGAAGGCGCGCAGCGGGAGCAGGCATTCGGCATGAGCAAGAAGCGCTCTCCAGTGCGTTGTGTCGCGATGGACCGCGGCCGCATCGCTGCAGGAGACCTGGCGGGTCGTCTTGCCCTGATCGACACCGCCGACGTACCAGATCCGACGGTGTACTGGTCTGCGGAAACACTACTACGACTGCCGCGGCAGATCTATCGTGCAGGCGCGCTCGATAGACACATCGacactgccagcgccgcggcggcattTACGAGCACCGAggtcaccgcagcggcgttggcgcAAGGGACGGCTTGGATGTCGTTCTGCTCGTCAAAGAACGCTGTGTCGCAGGTGGTCGCCATACCTGCTTGA
- a CDS encoding tyrosine/dopa decarboxylase, putative (TriTrypDB/GeneDB-style sysID: LpmP.30.2430), producing MQPTCSSLPPIPETMDWEKFRAEGHRVIEFIADYHRALKNREMPASPGVQPGFLRKGINDKAAPQTSSQDFASVLDDIQAHIIPGMTHWQHPDFYAWFPAQVSPAAILGDLVANGFNQPGFNWMSSPAATELETIVMDWMARAFGMPEAMTWGGTGGGVLQPTATEAAVVALLAAKNKALEKCTTNEEQCIASGKLVCYVSDQAHFCVEKATRILSLWHVRKIATRREAGGNCPMHGDDLRVAVEADIAAGLIPCAVSMNYGTTGICSTDDFEGIAKVCQDYSIWMNLDAAYAGATAVCPEMREPLAPAFEHADSIFINGSKWLSLMMGTTFFFFRERKYIVSSLNATGVYLTNKYTDTNRVVDFKDYHLGFGRPFRAMKVYVTLRYMGLEGIQATIRRHCALAKYLHDLLASRLGDLVEFPVEPKFGLVCFRIAVDNAANKRNYALLKVTEEERRVMIVHHYVDGHVIVRVALAYPGLMTKDMEDLADYLSEKVKETIAKIPV from the coding sequence ATGCAACCGACGTGCTCATCACTTCCTCCCATTCCAGAGACCATGGACTGGGAGAAGTTCCGTGCAGAAGGGCATCGCGTGATTGAGTTTATTGCTGACTACCATCGCGCGCTCAAGAACCGGGAGATGCCGGCCTCTCCTGGAGTGCAACCTGGATTCCTGAGGAAGGGCATCAACGACAAGGCGGCTCCGCAGACGTCGTCGCAGGACTTTGCCAGCGTCCTCGACGATATTCAGGCTCACATCATCCCCGGCATGACCCACTGGCAGCACCCCGATTTCTACGCCTGGTTCCCGGCGCAGGTGTCACCAGCGGCGATCCTCGGCGACCTCGTGGCCAACGGCTTTAACCAGCCCGGCTTCAACTGGATGAGCAGCCCCGCAGCAACCGAACTCGAGACTATCGTAATGGACTGGATGGCCCGCGCCTTTGGCATGCCAGAGGCAATGACGTGGGggggcaccggcggcggtgtgctgcagccaACGGCCACAGAggcggctgtggtggcgcttcTGGCGGCGAAGAACAAAGCGCTGGAGAAGTGCACAACAAACGAAGAACAGTGCATTGCCTCAGGTAAACTTGTCTGCTATGTGAGCGATCAGGCGCACTTTTGCGTGGAAAAGGCGACCCGAATCCTGTCCTTGTGGCACGTGCGCAAGATAGCAACCCGACGTGAGGCGGGTGGTAACTGCCCGATGCACGGCGACGACCTTCGCGTAGCTGTGGAGGCGGATATAGCAGCGGGTCTTATCCCCTGCGCCGTGTCCATGAACTACGGCACCACCGGTATCTGCTCTACGGACGATTTCGAGGGGATCGCAAAGGTTTGCCAAGACTACTCCATCTGGATGAACCTCGACGCCGCCTATGCTGGGGCCACGGCAGTGTGCCCTGAGATGCGTGAGCCGCTGGCTCCGGCGTTTGAGCACGCGGACTCAATTTTCATCAACGGATCCAAATGGCTCAGTCTTATGATGGGTAccacctttttcttcttccgcgAGCGCAAGTACATTGTTTCGTCGTTGAACGCCACCGGCGTCTACCTCACAAACAAGTACACAGACACCAACAGGGTGGTGGACTTCAAAGATTACCATCTGGGTTTTGGTCGGCCCTTTCGCGCCATGAAGGTATACGTAACCTTGCGGTATATGGGGTTAGAGGGGATTCAGGCCACGATCCGCCGTCATTGCGCTCTCGCCAAGTACTTGCACGACTTGTTGGCTTCTCGCCTTGGCGACCTTGTCGAGTTTCCTGTCGAACCCAAGTTCGGACTCGTCTGCTTCCGAATCGCTGTGGACAATGCGGCAAACAAACGAAACTACGCTCTGCTTAAAGTGACTGAAGAAGAGCGTCGTGTCATGATTGTGCACCACTACGTGGACGGTCATGTCATCGTGCGTGTAGCCCTAGCCTACCCAGGGCTGATGACGAAGGACATGGAGGACCTTGCCGACTATCTCTCTGAGAAGGTGAAAGAGACGATCGCCAAGATACCAGTGTGA
- a CDS encoding DnaJ domain protein-like protein (TriTrypDB/GeneDB-style sysID: LpmP.30.2410), whose product MFSLIHTRLLLPQRDPFKILGLTRSATKAEVKMRYRELARIYHPDAEAGDSAKMEEVNHAYKLLLKEGGYERLHLPGPRETWARRAYAPPGVTAESRRQPLQEMATAPFTVDQQSCGAAGPSSEASANSTSPPLTDEEVEKVSALDSTTERRTPEGKYLYQNRDDQSWVELDRSLLRAQLTRYMSFAAQADMTAELRRRAVLKEKEQNEKSRFQRTADRLADNAELPTRNPYLLRIYALVVVCVFYLMYKRTFERTSHQKKRTQFYQMLEGNREELMTAYEKHKDDLQVMAVAAALVFLAAAEHKTLDDPIVPSPPETFYRSVVPPNDHYTVVAGG is encoded by the coding sequence ATGTTCAGCCTCATCCACACTcgactcctgctgccgcagcgtgACCCATTCAAAATTCTCGGCCTCACGCGCAGTGCTACCAAGGCAGAGGTGAAGATGAGGTACCGCGAGCTCGCTCGCATCTACCACCCTGACGCGGAGGCAGGTGATAGTGCcaagatggaggaggtgaatCATGCGTACAAGCTGCTATTGAAGGAGGGTGGATACGAGCGTCTACATCTTCCAGGACCACGCGAGACGTGGGCACGTCGCGCATATGCTCCTCCTGGTGTAACCGCGGAGAGTAGACGTCAaccgctgcaggagatggCCACGGCGCCCTTCACTGTAGACCAGCAatcgtgcggcgctgctgggccaTCGTCGGAGGCCTCTGCTAACTCTacatcgccaccgctgacggATGAGGAGGTCGAGAAGGTGAGTGCACTAGATTCGACTACGGAGCGGCGGACACCTGAGGGGAAGTACTTGTATCAAAATCGCGACGATCAAAGTTGGGTGGAGCTCGATCGCTCACTGCTGCGCGCGCAACTGACCCGCTACATGTCATTCGCCGCGCAGGCTGACATGACTGCCGAGCTGCGACGCCGCGCCGTGCtaaaggagaaagagcaaaacgaaaagagtCGCTTTCAGAGGACAGCAGACCGTCTCGCGGATAATGCTGAGCTGCCGACGCGTAATCCATACCTGCTACGCATCTACGCGCTGGTAGTCGTGTGCGTCTTCTACCTAATGTACAAGCGCACGTTTGAGCGCACCAGCCAccagaagaagcgcacacaGTTCTACCAGATGCTGGAGGGCAACCGAGAGGAGTTGATGACGGCGTATGAGAAGCACAAGGACGATTTGCAGGTAATGGCGGTTGCCGCGGCGCTCGTCTTTCTTGCAGCCGCGGAACACAAGACGCTCGACGACCCCATAGTGCCAAGTCCCCCAGAGACGTTTTACCGCTCTGTGGTGCCGCCGAATGACCACTACACTGTCGTCGCTGGCGGCTAA